One Parcubacteria group bacterium DNA window includes the following coding sequences:
- a CDS encoding glycosyltransferase family 39 protein — protein MFSRKNIYTALIIIILLGAFLRFYKLGNNSFVADEFLDINSSYAYFKTGIWQNWDFNFEKVNADNVFQARDERAGVYKWQVAELFNFLPPTESTARTISVLWGILTIALIYFVATDFTKKKMIGLIGAFLFAISTSGIEFDRKLRMYAMFLPVYLALSWLLFRFLESNYKGKIGFLKKISEKWDINPLYLIPALAVGILSLATHQLTANIVFAVGFYLLFWTVLNWNKNKSHLNKYSVIFGLSILGIIGAIIAIPKTVVSFTAGLTFFTSHFEYARISLSDYTNGILAFIFIILGIYFISKKQKMSKEGSFLAMSFFVVLFSAIFLWGRNVGNQYIFFIKSFGIILIASGIYFAAEFFKENLKNYGKKAYLTTIIISLLILPNYAYFFETSDNTYNQTSQSSNPNYRKIFTYFKKYKKDGDALITRNFRNYYWSGAKVKVFDFGGELSKEKLSVAEIQDIASQNPSGWFIISTNDETYISSEAVDYVEKNFSKVSNPQVRGDVLVYRWGNQK, from the coding sequence ATGTTTTCTAGAAAAAATATTTACACAGCGCTGATAATTATAATTCTGCTCGGAGCGTTTCTCCGATTCTATAAGTTGGGAAATAATTCTTTCGTGGCAGATGAATTTTTGGACATAAATTCTTCCTATGCTTATTTCAAAACCGGTATTTGGCAAAATTGGGATTTTAATTTTGAAAAAGTGAATGCCGATAACGTTTTTCAAGCTAGAGATGAGCGCGCTGGAGTATATAAATGGCAGGTGGCCGAGCTTTTTAATTTTCTCCCTCCAACGGAAAGTACGGCGCGAACAATAAGCGTTTTATGGGGAATCTTAACAATAGCTCTAATTTATTTTGTGGCAACCGATTTTACCAAAAAGAAGATGATAGGCCTAATTGGCGCTTTTCTTTTCGCTATCAGTACTTCCGGAATTGAGTTTGATAGGAAACTTCGGATGTACGCAATGTTTTTGCCGGTTTATCTCGCTCTCTCTTGGCTTTTATTTCGTTTCCTGGAGAGCAATTATAAGGGCAAAATCGGTTTTCTGAAGAAGATTAGTGAAAAATGGGATATTAACCCACTATACCTAATTCCCGCTCTTGCTGTGGGAATTTTGAGCCTAGCGACCCACCAGCTCACGGCCAATATCGTTTTTGCAGTCGGATTTTACCTGCTTTTTTGGACTGTTTTGAATTGGAACAAAAACAAGTCGCACCTGAACAAATATTCGGTAATTTTCGGGCTAAGCATTTTAGGGATTATTGGAGCTATTATTGCAATTCCCAAAACAGTAGTTTCGTTTACAGCCGGATTGACTTTCTTTACCAGCCACTTCGAATACGCAAGAATTTCACTTTCTGATTACACCAACGGAATCCTAGCTTTCATATTTATTATTTTGGGAATATATTTTATTTCCAAAAAGCAAAAAATGTCAAAAGAAGGAAGTTTTCTGGCAATGTCTTTCTTTGTTGTTCTTTTTTCCGCGATTTTTTTGTGGGGAAGAAATGTCGGAAATCAATATATCTTTTTCATAAAATCTTTCGGAATAATCCTTATTGCCTCGGGAATATATTTTGCCGCTGAATTTTTCAAAGAAAACTTGAAAAATTACGGAAAGAAAGCCTATCTCACGACCATTATTATTTCACTTTTGATTCTTCCTAATTATGCTTACTTTTTTGAAACCAGCGACAATACTTATAACCAAACATCCCAGTCCAGCAACCCCAATTATCGAAAAATTTTCACTTATTTCAAAAAATACAAAAAAGATGGAGATGCGCTGATAACCAGAAATTTTCGAAACTATTATTGGAGCGGAGCGAAAGTAAAAGTTTTTGATTTTGGAGGAGAACTTTCCAAGGAAAAATTATCAGTTGCCGAGATCCAGGACATTGCCAGTCAAAATCCAAGCGGATGGTTTATTATTTCCACCAATGACGAAACTTATATTTCCAGTGAAGCTGTCGATTATGTCGAAAAAAACTTTTCAAAAGTCAGCAATCCTCAGGTGAGGGGAGATGTACTGGTTTATCGGTGGGGAAATCAGAAATAG
- a CDS encoding glycosyltransferase family 39 protein: MKNKAFNSFKKRYFYIVFLVVLLLGAFLRFYHFSDWLHFELDQSRDAKVIDLAIKEGPGALPLLGPKAAGSFLRLGPVFYYFKYLSSLVFGNTPSGIATIIMIFGILAIPAFYILVRRYFNKWTSIGLLLLFSTSLFLVMYSRFSWNPNPLPLFTILAIYSLLRAVDREEKNKGKWLLAAAFFISVATQLHFLAYVSFPVITAAFLIIKRPKIKWAYWTGAIGIILLMNFPVILNEIKTGGDNFKEFKEVVSGKTEGKSEKSLLAKIVKNYSENSVGHFLILSSQNSELPRVLRNPNLNILCDQGCKKELPYGIVAAILFSSGLLLMLKNLVFEKDLRKKDFIVLISLWFIAVFGLFTPLAFDISPRFWLLVSALPFIFLGFTLDFIGKIFPQRIAVAVALIVILGFSASSLYRTYLRFTELKNAPYKTVKVSADRILKERQRVTMEQQYMITNYIESFYQKNKYPVYLNSSSFYRRSLLFDLSQRDIPESDFRDAVNGHTVYRNGNYFLVYPTDSNLEGHLEDYSISYDYVNKKQFGTLMVIQLAPKPEAINAEEEIFEDSGGSKSAAGVPKRYTWQEIFDSTGSEDEEEE; this comes from the coding sequence ATGAAAAATAAAGCTTTCAATTCTTTCAAGAAAAGGTACTTTTATATCGTTTTTTTGGTCGTACTTTTGCTAGGCGCGTTTCTGCGTTTCTATCATTTTTCCGATTGGCTTCATTTTGAGTTGGATCAGTCGCGCGATGCCAAAGTAATCGACTTGGCAATCAAAGAAGGGCCGGGAGCGTTGCCTCTTTTGGGACCGAAAGCGGCTGGATCGTTTTTAAGGCTTGGACCGGTTTTTTATTACTTCAAATATTTAAGCTCACTAGTTTTTGGAAATACTCCTTCTGGGATAGCAACCATAATAATGATATTCGGAATTTTGGCTATTCCCGCTTTCTATATTTTAGTCAGAAGGTATTTTAATAAATGGACTTCCATCGGCCTGCTTCTTTTGTTTTCAACCTCGCTATTTCTAGTAATGTATTCCCGTTTCAGCTGGAATCCAAATCCGCTTCCATTATTCACTATTCTTGCAATCTATTCATTGCTTAGAGCAGTCGATAGGGAAGAAAAGAACAAAGGAAAGTGGCTTTTGGCGGCGGCTTTTTTCATATCAGTCGCCACCCAGCTTCATTTTTTGGCTTATGTTTCTTTTCCGGTCATCACGGCGGCGTTTCTGATCATCAAAAGGCCGAAAATAAAGTGGGCTTATTGGACCGGAGCGATTGGTATTATACTGCTTATGAATTTCCCGGTGATTTTGAATGAAATAAAAACCGGAGGAGATAATTTCAAAGAATTTAAGGAAGTTGTTTCAGGAAAAACGGAGGGAAAAAGCGAAAAAAGCCTTCTTGCGAAAATAGTCAAGAATTACAGCGAAAATTCTGTCGGACATTTTCTCATTCTCAGCTCTCAGAATTCCGAACTCCCTCGCGTTCTTCGGAATCCCAATCTGAATATTCTATGCGACCAAGGATGTAAAAAAGAACTTCCATATGGAATAGTGGCAGCTATATTATTTTCCTCGGGTCTTTTGCTGATGCTTAAGAACTTAGTTTTTGAAAAGGACTTAAGAAAAAAAGACTTTATTGTTCTGATTTCTCTCTGGTTTATTGCCGTATTTGGACTTTTCACGCCTTTAGCATTTGATATTTCTCCCCGCTTCTGGCTTCTGGTTTCTGCTTTGCCTTTCATATTTTTGGGATTCACATTAGATTTTATCGGGAAAATTTTTCCCCAAAGAATCGCTGTCGCAGTTGCATTAATTGTTATATTGGGATTTTCTGCGTCAAGCTTATACAGGACATATTTAAGATTTACTGAACTCAAAAATGCTCCCTATAAAACGGTAAAAGTTTCCGCTGACAGAATTTTGAAGGAAAGACAGCGAGTGACAATGGAACAGCAGTATATGATAACGAATTATATTGAAAGTTTTTATCAAAAAAATAAATATCCAGTATATCTCAACAGCAGTTCTTTTTATCGAAGGTCTTTGCTTTTTGATCTGAGCCAGAGAGATATTCCGGAAAGCGATTTCAGGGACGCGGTTAACGGCCATACTGTCTATAGAAATGGAAATTATTTTCTGGTTTATCCAACCGATTCCAATTTGGAAGGCCATTTGGAAGATTATTCTATCTCCTACGATTATGTAAACAAAAAACAGTTCGGAACTTTGATGGTAATTCAGCTTGCTCCCAAGCCGGAAGCGATAAATGCGGAAGAAGAAATATTCGAAGACTCTGGCGGATCCAAAAGCGCTGCAGGCGTTCCAAAACGCTATACTTGGCAGGAAATATTCGACAGCACAGGAAGTGAAGATGAGGAAGAAGAATAA
- a CDS encoding glycosyltransferase family 39 protein, producing the protein MNYSKIKKILNLENSLLLFISIVSAINTFLYVYFKLHKANLFDSIGDGKIGFIYFFIIISSLAVLAYVFRNPAGTAYTVKKFLLTFLPMESILIYGYLFNKIGYDKTIFNYTLRPFIGIYLAFAGFYFLFKYKKYKKIKDFFKDFREEKNEEIAVSPKDISFRGKIIFWFKKRGILATLIILSVIALNLGFGSYHLAKFAAVDEPLWTHDRIPKFWTNVLDGEFNKTMVSDKPGITVAIISGAAMNWTNPTYYKSSSWDGNALEEYLGLENLNFNLRFPILFFNCLMLLVFYFFIKKLLGKTVALISFILIGLSPLLLGISTIVNPDSLLWIFAPLSLIAYLDYLKEHRNKYLYWTGIFLGLAVLTKYVANILYVFFFGMIFLEYIVNKVKYEKTSIAEYFKKTFADYFAIVFFSLLTFSLLLPAAWVDVNRVLEGTILSKAFTSIWPLFLCIIGLVLADIFIFKNKIIAPVLDFLSKYKSFFVIAINLIFAILTIATIANTYSGMRLYDLESILASPKSSKSFGGFLGLMLANFYSLIFGLTPLAFLALLFSTITNIFPKKKNAKETATWFTYIILFIIFYYLASTAEGVSATVRYQILLYPLAMILSAIGIYQFVNIEKIKKHLVLGFVYLGISIISLYNLNSIRPFYFSYASDLLPNQYVLNLKDMGDGSYEAADYLNKLPNAQELTVWTDKRGVCSFFTGTCKSGFDSKTLNENIDYFVVSSGRESRTGKMTAGRAQNGEKAIIQLGQLYNQKNYDYKLEIGGRPDNFVKIVSTKNIKE; encoded by the coding sequence ATGAACTATTCAAAAATTAAAAAAATTCTCAATCTGGAAAATTCCTTGCTTCTTTTCATTTCGATTGTTTCAGCCATAAATACTTTCTTATATGTTTATTTTAAGCTTCATAAAGCCAACCTTTTCGACTCAATCGGCGATGGAAAAATTGGTTTCATTTATTTTTTCATTATTATTTCTTCTCTGGCCGTTTTGGCTTATGTCTTTAGGAATCCGGCTGGAACTGCCTATACAGTCAAAAAGTTTCTTCTGACTTTCCTGCCTATGGAATCGATTTTGATTTATGGATATCTGTTTAATAAAATCGGCTATGACAAAACGATTTTCAATTATACATTGAGACCCTTCATAGGAATTTATCTTGCATTTGCCGGTTTTTATTTTCTTTTTAAATATAAAAAATACAAAAAAATAAAGGATTTTTTCAAAGATTTCAGGGAAGAAAAAAATGAAGAAATTGCCGTTTCGCCAAAAGACATTTCTTTCCGGGGAAAAATTATTTTCTGGTTTAAAAAAAGAGGGATTCTGGCGACATTAATAATCCTTTCTGTAATAGCCTTGAATTTGGGATTTGGAAGCTATCACCTAGCCAAATTTGCCGCTGTTGATGAACCGCTTTGGACGCATGATCGGATTCCCAAATTTTGGACCAATGTGCTGGATGGAGAATTCAATAAAACAATGGTCAGTGACAAGCCGGGAATAACCGTGGCCATAATTTCAGGCGCTGCTATGAATTGGACAAACCCGACTTATTACAAAAGTTCGAGCTGGGACGGAAATGCTCTGGAGGAATATTTAGGGCTAGAGAATCTTAATTTTAATCTCAGGTTTCCCATCCTTTTCTTCAATTGCCTGATGCTTTTGGTCTTTTATTTTTTCATCAAAAAATTATTAGGAAAAACTGTTGCGCTTATTTCTTTTATTTTGATCGGGCTTTCTCCTTTGCTTCTGGGAATTTCCACCATCGTCAATCCGGACAGTCTTCTTTGGATTTTCGCTCCCCTTTCTTTAATCGCTTATCTTGATTATCTCAAAGAGCACAGGAATAAATATTTGTACTGGACAGGAATATTTTTGGGTCTGGCCGTTCTGACAAAATATGTGGCTAACATTCTCTATGTTTTTTTCTTTGGAATGATTTTTCTGGAATATATCGTAAATAAAGTAAAATATGAGAAAACGAGCATTGCCGAATATTTTAAAAAAACTTTTGCCGATTATTTTGCGATAGTTTTTTTCTCTCTTCTGACTTTTTCCCTACTTCTTCCAGCTGCTTGGGTTGATGTTAACAGGGTTTTGGAAGGAACTATTCTTTCCAAAGCTTTCACTTCAATCTGGCCATTATTTCTTTGCATTATCGGGCTTGTTCTGGCTGACATATTTATATTCAAAAATAAAATAATCGCTCCCGTTCTTGATTTTCTTTCTAAATATAAATCATTTTTTGTTATCGCCATCAATTTGATATTTGCCATCCTGACAATAGCAACCATTGCTAACACTTATTCTGGAATGAGGTTATACGATTTGGAATCCATTTTGGCCTCACCCAAATCTTCCAAAAGTTTCGGAGGATTTTTGGGACTTATGCTGGCTAATTTTTATTCGCTGATTTTCGGCCTCACTCCTCTAGCTTTTCTGGCTCTGCTTTTTTCTACTATAACCAACATCTTTCCCAAGAAAAAAAATGCTAAGGAAACTGCAACTTGGTTCACGTACATCATTCTTTTCATTATTTTTTATTATTTAGCTTCTACCGCCGAAGGAGTAAGCGCTACTGTCAGATATCAAATACTCCTCTATCCCCTAGCGATGATTCTTTCCGCTATCGGAATTTATCAATTTGTAAATATCGAAAAGATTAAAAAACATCTAGTTCTCGGTTTTGTTTATCTGGGAATTTCAATCATTAGCCTGTACAACCTTAATTCAATTCGACCTTTTTATTTCAGCTATGCGTCCGACCTCTTGCCCAATCAATATGTTTTAAATCTCAAAGATATGGGGGATGGAAGCTATGAAGCAGCTGATTATCTCAATAAATTGCCTAATGCCCAAGAATTAACCGTTTGGACTGACAAAAGAGGCGTCTGTTCTTTTTTTACGGGAACTTGCAAAAGCGGATTTGATTCGAAAACTTTGAATGAAAATATCGACTATTTCGTGGTTTCATCTGGACGAGAATCAAGAACTGGGAAAATGACAGCCGGAAGAGCGCAAAACGGAGAAAAGGCAATCATACAATTAGGACAGTTATATAATCAAAAAAACTACGACTACAAATTGGAAATCGGAGGAAGGCCCGACAATTTTGTTAAAATTGTATCAACAAAGAATATAAAGGAATAA
- a CDS encoding glycosyltransferase family 39 protein: MPNLKDSIKKNKKTIIILAIILFAGIFLRTYKFHDWLRFSKDQSRDARIISNAALRGDHLPYLGPNAGTTKFRLGPIYYYFSYASEKIFGVYPDKMAYPSVFFSILSIPLLYFFLKEFFNRKISLAMTALMSVSYFMIINSRFSSNPNLITFFALLYFYGLLKILNDPKGKYALFWSALAGIGIGVSIQLHTTLLITMPIMTICIFAYLFFKEKSIKSSAIWKSLLAVILFSLILNTSQIYSEIDSHGSNTKLFFKGFAKSSEKDSNLAKSVFLIASCQIQANTHIISSFQDDINCENVFRSPDPKTENQVLYYFGMAITILFSLIGYFLLWKRFRREKDAKKKNFLGLVILFNFLSFIILIPIANIIFVGYFINLFFIPLVLLGIFIEESQNKFGKIGVNIAILAVTLLIASSLVRDGFAADRYAKGLENNSKNSTLGEVELMRDYIFSSLNGYNHFYFSGHGNALTSRFFAPIEYFSKEAGIKIEGTSLDSSRDDRKIDKNAPIFYIEENSVGNNKLGQIREGHVIISSQKFSSQTILILKH, translated from the coding sequence ATGCCAAATCTCAAAGACTCGATCAAAAAAAACAAAAAAACTATAATCATATTGGCTATTATACTTTTCGCAGGGATATTTTTGCGAACCTATAAATTTCACGATTGGCTGAGATTTAGCAAGGATCAATCCAGAGACGCGCGGATAATCAGTAATGCTGCTTTGCGAGGAGATCACCTCCCATATCTGGGACCGAACGCCGGAACGACAAAATTCCGATTGGGACCAATCTACTATTATTTTTCCTACGCTTCAGAAAAAATATTCGGAGTCTACCCTGACAAAATGGCCTACCCCAGTGTTTTCTTTTCAATTCTTTCTATTCCTCTTCTGTATTTTTTCCTCAAGGAATTTTTCAACAGGAAAATATCCCTAGCAATGACGGCGCTAATGAGTGTTTCCTATTTTATGATAATAAATTCCCGCTTTTCTTCCAATCCAAACCTCATCACTTTTTTCGCCCTCCTCTATTTTTATGGATTACTTAAAATACTAAATGATCCAAAAGGAAAATACGCTCTTTTTTGGAGCGCGCTTGCCGGAATAGGAATAGGGGTTAGCATTCAACTTCATACTACTCTTTTAATAACAATGCCAATAATGACAATCTGTATTTTTGCTTACCTGTTTTTTAAAGAAAAATCCATAAAATCTTCGGCCATTTGGAAAAGTTTGCTGGCTGTTATTTTATTTTCCTTAATCCTCAACACTAGCCAGATATATTCTGAAATCGATTCGCACGGAAGCAACACGAAACTTTTCTTCAAAGGATTTGCTAAGAGTTCCGAAAAGGACAGCAACCTCGCAAAAAGTGTTTTTCTTATCGCATCCTGCCAGATCCAAGCTAATACTCATATAATTTCTTCCTTTCAGGATGACATAAATTGCGAAAATGTTTTCAGATCACCCGACCCAAAAACGGAAAACCAAGTTTTATACTATTTCGGAATGGCTATAACTATTCTCTTTTCTCTGATTGGATATTTCCTTCTTTGGAAGCGTTTCAGAAGAGAAAAGGATGCAAAAAAGAAAAACTTTCTCGGATTAGTTATCCTGTTTAATTTTCTTTCATTTATAATATTGATTCCGATTGCCAACATCATATTCGTCGGATATTTCATCAATCTATTTTTTATTCCTCTTGTTCTTCTGGGTATTTTTATTGAAGAATCGCAAAATAAATTCGGAAAAATTGGAGTTAATATTGCAATATTGGCAGTTACTCTTCTTATTGCTTCTTCTCTGGTGAGAGATGGATTTGCAGCTGATAGATACGCAAAGGGACTGGAAAATAATTCCAAAAACAGTACCCTAGGAGAAGTAGAACTGATGCGCGATTATATATTCTCTAGTTTGAACGGTTATAATCATTTTTATTTTTCCGGACACGGCAACGCTCTTACCAGTCGATTTTTCGCTCCCATTGAATATTTTTCCAAAGAAGCCGGCATAAAAATAGAAGGAACCTCTCTGGATTCGTCCCGCGATGATAGAAAAATCGACAAGAACGCTCCGATATTTTACATTGAAGAAAATAGCGTTGGAAACAACAAACTGGGACAAATAAGAGAAGGACACGTTATAATTTCCAGCCAAAAATTCTCCAGCCAGACTATTTTAATTCTAAAACACTAA
- a CDS encoding metallophosphoesterase — MIKNIFEKIITFFGKNKKTIILVILLIVAGGLYYEFIYLAKPNIENKKSIEAALVADIHVGPEKKGHSENAIVHPKEYKNNLKPLIDSKPDLIITLGDNVNDNKKCHPYADDLKKYLSKFNVLWGKGNHDKDCFPVFSEQAYYYHDYSNAGWRIVMLDHDIDIDPDELNWLRETLKTDKKVLIVTHVPFFSPSRDENALLPQYTDAEKVISESGNVKYVFMGHLHSRLWDKEYNGVHYYIIPSVSGDEYPKYFMKLTLN; from the coding sequence ATGATTAAAAATATATTTGAAAAAATTATTACTTTTTTCGGGAAAAATAAAAAAACAATTATCCTTGTCATTTTGCTAATAGTTGCCGGAGGATTATATTATGAATTTATTTATCTCGCCAAGCCGAATATTGAAAACAAAAAATCAATAGAAGCCGCCCTTGTCGCCGATATTCACGTTGGTCCAGAAAAAAAGGGGCATAGTGAAAATGCCATTGTCCACCCCAAAGAATACAAAAATAATTTGAAACCGCTTATTGATTCAAAACCAGATTTGATTATTACCTTGGGAGACAATGTAAATGACAATAAAAAATGCCACCCGTACGCCGATGATTTAAAAAAATATCTTTCTAAATTCAATGTACTTTGGGGCAAGGGAAATCATGACAAAGATTGTTTTCCTGTTTTTAGCGAACAAGCCTATTATTATCATGATTATAGCAATGCTGGATGGAGAATTGTTATGCTGGATCACGACATTGATATTGACCCTGATGAACTCAATTGGCTCCGCGAAACATTGAAAACCGACAAGAAAGTTTTAATTGTCACTCATGTTCCCTTTTTCTCTCCCAGCCGAGATGAAAACGCCCTGCTTCCGCAATATACTGATGCGGAAAAAGTCATTTCCGAAAGCGGAAATGTGAAATATGTTTTTATGGGACATTTGCACAGCCGCCTTTGGGACAAAGAATATAACGGTGTGCATTATTACATCATTCCTTCCGTCTCCGGAGACGAATATCCAAAGTATTTTATGAAACTAACCTTAAA